One region of Sphingomonas kaistensis genomic DNA includes:
- a CDS encoding efflux RND transporter periplasmic adaptor subunit, whose amino-acid sequence MVHRSPGIATALALLTLLPMLGACSGGSDAAAQKGEGKGGARGPTQVGFVTVTTSSVPVVSELGGRTVAYETSEVRPQVNGLVQRRLFTEGSFVRQGQPLYQIDPSLYRAAVNEASATVASARAAADAAQARANRFRPLAQIEAVSQQEYTDAAAQARQARASVNQNLAQLETARINLRFATIRAPISGRIGRSLFTQGALVSANQANPLAVIQRTDPIYVDIQQSSADLTALRRALAQGGVAPGSTQVRLLLEDGSDYGYTGTVQFSELQVNESTGTVTLRASFPNPQGVLLPGQFVQTRFIQAVTPGAILVPQNAVQRDISGKAYVFLVGPDNKASRRDVVADRTQGSDWVVTGGLKAGDKVISQGLSNLRDGAAIRPVPAGTPQRIAPPPAGAAGQAKGQGKGGGPA is encoded by the coding sequence ATGGTCCATCGATCGCCGGGCATCGCCACGGCTCTTGCTCTCCTTACCCTGCTTCCAATGCTGGGCGCTTGTTCGGGCGGCTCCGACGCCGCGGCGCAGAAGGGCGAAGGGAAAGGCGGCGCTCGCGGGCCCACGCAGGTCGGCTTCGTGACCGTCACCACCTCCAGCGTGCCCGTCGTCAGCGAATTGGGCGGCCGCACCGTCGCCTACGAAACGTCCGAGGTCAGGCCCCAGGTCAACGGCCTGGTCCAGCGCCGGCTGTTCACCGAAGGCAGCTTCGTGCGGCAGGGGCAGCCGCTCTACCAGATCGATCCCAGCCTTTATCGTGCGGCCGTGAACGAGGCCTCGGCGACCGTCGCCAGCGCCCGGGCTGCGGCCGATGCGGCGCAGGCGCGGGCCAACCGCTTCCGCCCGCTGGCGCAGATCGAAGCGGTGAGCCAGCAGGAATATACCGATGCCGCGGCGCAGGCCCGCCAGGCCCGGGCCAGCGTCAATCAGAATCTGGCGCAGCTGGAAACGGCGCGGATCAACCTCCGCTTCGCCACGATCCGAGCGCCGATTTCCGGACGGATCGGCCGCTCGCTGTTCACCCAGGGAGCACTGGTCAGCGCCAACCAGGCCAATCCGCTTGCGGTGATCCAGCGAACCGACCCGATCTACGTCGACATCCAGCAATCGAGTGCCGATCTGACCGCGCTTCGCCGCGCGCTGGCGCAGGGCGGCGTGGCGCCCGGCAGCACCCAGGTCCGCCTCCTGCTCGAGGACGGCAGCGACTATGGCTATACCGGTACCGTCCAGTTCTCCGAATTGCAGGTCAACGAAAGCACCGGAACGGTGACCCTTCGTGCGAGCTTCCCCAATCCGCAGGGCGTCCTGCTGCCCGGCCAATTCGTCCAGACCCGCTTCATCCAGGCGGTGACGCCCGGCGCTATCCTCGTCCCGCAGAATGCGGTGCAGCGCGACATCAGCGGCAAGGCCTACGTGTTCCTCGTCGGCCCCGACAACAAGGCCAGCCGCCGCGATGTCGTGGCCGACCGGACGCAGGGCAGCGACTGGGTCGTGACCGGCGGCCTCAAGGCCGGTGACAAGGTCATCAGCCAGGGCCTGTCGAACCTGCGCGACGGCGCGGCGATCCGCCCGGTCCCGGCCGGCACGCCCCAGCGCATCGCGCCGCCTCCGGCCGGCGCTGCGGGGCAAGCCAAGGGCCAGGGCAAGGGCGGCGGTCCCGCTTAG
- a CDS encoding efflux RND transporter permease subunit yields MSQLFISRPIFAWVLAIITMLAGIGAITQLPVEQYPDVAPPQVNIRATYPGASAETVENSVTQILEQQLSGIDGLLFFSSTSSSRGSVGISATFAKGTDPDTAQVQVQNAVQQAVSRLPQQVQQQGVRVTKSNPDFLLIVGVFDESDRRSNIDVSDYLTSNIQDPLSRVEGVGDVNVFGSQRAMRIWLNPQRLAGVSLMPGDVITAIQNQNTEVAAGEVGSLPQPRDQLLNATVTAQSRLQTPAQFENIILKTEPSGATVRIKDVARVEYGAESYNAVSRINGHPGAGMAISLAPGADALKTAELIKARVSELTTSLPEGLKVAYANDTTAFIKLSVEEVVKTLLEAVVLVVIVMFVFLQSWRATLVPAIAVPVVLLGTFAIFYLFGFTINTLTLFGLVLAIGLLVDDAIVVVENVERLMEENPGMSPREATEISMKEIQVALVAIAVVLSAVFLPMAFFGGSTGVIYQQFSITIISCMILSVLVALILSPAITATLLKARKPAEEEAAERSDARWYQRWAHRFQDWFNRNFSRGIERYTGAVIGVINRKWLFLGIYGVTCVILVILFQRLPTSFLPTEDQGAASIQFRLPAGATQQRTLEVQRQIEAYLRDYEAKNLSVVFTVAGGGGGGGASGQNTGQGFINLAPWDDRKGAENTADAIVERASGAFRGFRDAQVFALVPGAIRGLGQSNGFNLQLQNSGGLSREQFLAARERLLAAANGDPLLSSVRLSDLPDVANLDIDVDQQRLTAFGVSQADVNNTLSTAWGGRYVNDFIDNGRVKRVYVQGDAPYRSQPSDLDQWFVRGNDGQMTPFSAFAQTGWSTGPSSLSRFNGVSSFEFQGQPAAGVSSGEAMDRMMELAAEIPGTTVSWSGASFQERLSAGQAPLLYALSLLVVFLCLAALYESWTIPVAVLLVIPLGLVGAVFAVTLRGLENDVYLQIGLLTTMGLAAKNAILMIEFAEQAERAGKSVMDSAIEAARIRLRPILMTSFAFIFGVLPLALSTGAGANSRIAIGTAVIGGMLTATILAIFYIPLFFVLVRRAAKEGIVRVRDRLRRNAPPKEATT; encoded by the coding sequence GTGTCACAGCTTTTCATCAGCCGGCCGATTTTCGCCTGGGTCCTGGCGATCATCACCATGCTGGCCGGGATCGGTGCGATCACCCAGTTGCCAGTCGAGCAATATCCCGACGTCGCCCCGCCGCAGGTCAACATCCGCGCCACCTACCCGGGCGCAAGCGCGGAGACGGTCGAGAACAGCGTCACCCAGATCCTCGAACAGCAATTGTCGGGTATCGACGGGCTGCTGTTCTTCTCCTCCACCTCCAGCTCGCGCGGGTCGGTCGGCATCTCGGCGACCTTCGCCAAGGGAACCGATCCCGATACCGCACAGGTGCAGGTCCAGAACGCCGTGCAGCAGGCGGTCTCGCGGCTTCCGCAGCAGGTCCAGCAGCAGGGCGTCCGGGTCACCAAGTCCAACCCCGACTTCCTGCTGATCGTCGGCGTGTTCGACGAAAGCGACCGGCGCTCGAACATCGACGTCTCCGATTATCTCACCAGCAACATCCAGGATCCCCTGTCACGGGTCGAGGGCGTGGGCGACGTCAACGTGTTCGGCTCGCAGCGGGCGATGCGGATCTGGCTCAACCCGCAGCGGCTCGCCGGCGTGTCACTGATGCCGGGCGACGTGATCACCGCCATCCAGAACCAGAATACCGAGGTCGCGGCGGGCGAAGTGGGAAGCCTGCCCCAGCCGCGCGATCAGTTGCTCAACGCCACCGTCACCGCCCAATCGCGGTTGCAGACCCCCGCGCAGTTCGAGAACATCATCCTCAAGACCGAGCCGAGCGGCGCGACGGTCCGGATCAAGGACGTTGCGCGGGTCGAATATGGGGCCGAGAGCTACAATGCGGTGAGCCGCATCAACGGCCACCCGGGCGCTGGCATGGCGATCAGCCTGGCGCCCGGGGCCGACGCCCTCAAGACCGCCGAGCTGATCAAGGCCCGGGTGTCGGAACTCACCACCTCGCTGCCCGAAGGACTCAAGGTCGCCTACGCCAACGACACCACCGCCTTCATCAAGCTGTCCGTCGAGGAAGTGGTGAAGACCCTGCTCGAGGCGGTGGTCCTCGTGGTCATCGTGATGTTCGTCTTCCTGCAAAGCTGGCGGGCGACACTGGTGCCGGCGATCGCGGTGCCGGTGGTGCTGCTCGGCACCTTCGCGATCTTCTATCTGTTCGGCTTCACCATCAACACGCTGACCCTGTTCGGGCTGGTGCTCGCGATTGGCCTGCTCGTCGACGACGCCATCGTCGTGGTCGAGAATGTCGAGCGCCTGATGGAAGAGAATCCGGGGATGAGCCCGAGGGAGGCGACCGAGATCTCGATGAAGGAGATCCAGGTCGCACTGGTCGCCATCGCGGTGGTGCTGTCGGCGGTGTTCCTGCCGATGGCCTTCTTCGGCGGCTCGACCGGGGTCATCTACCAGCAATTCTCGATCACCATCATCAGCTGCATGATCCTGTCGGTGCTGGTCGCGCTGATCCTCAGCCCGGCGATCACCGCGACTCTGCTCAAGGCCCGCAAGCCGGCGGAAGAGGAAGCCGCCGAGCGATCGGACGCGCGCTGGTACCAGCGCTGGGCGCACCGCTTCCAGGACTGGTTCAACCGCAATTTCAGCCGCGGGATCGAGCGCTACACCGGCGCGGTGATCGGCGTGATCAACCGCAAGTGGCTGTTCCTTGGCATCTACGGGGTCACCTGCGTGATCCTGGTGATCCTGTTCCAGCGCTTGCCGACCAGCTTCCTGCCGACCGAGGACCAGGGCGCCGCCAGCATCCAGTTCCGCCTCCCCGCCGGTGCCACCCAGCAGCGCACGCTGGAGGTCCAGCGCCAGATCGAGGCCTATCTGCGCGACTATGAGGCCAAGAACCTGTCGGTCGTCTTCACCGTCGCCGGTGGCGGCGGGGGCGGCGGCGCGAGCGGCCAGAACACCGGGCAGGGCTTTATCAACCTTGCCCCGTGGGACGACCGCAAGGGCGCCGAAAACACCGCCGACGCGATCGTCGAGCGCGCGTCGGGCGCCTTCCGCGGCTTCCGCGATGCCCAGGTCTTCGCGCTGGTACCCGGCGCCATCCGCGGCCTGGGCCAGTCCAACGGCTTCAACCTCCAGCTGCAGAACAGCGGCGGGCTCAGCCGCGAGCAGTTCCTGGCCGCGCGCGAACGCCTGCTTGCCGCCGCCAACGGCGATCCCCTGCTGAGCTCGGTCCGGCTGAGCGACCTGCCCGACGTCGCCAACCTCGATATCGACGTCGACCAGCAGCGCCTGACCGCGTTCGGGGTCAGCCAGGCCGACGTCAACAACACCCTCTCGACCGCCTGGGGCGGGCGCTACGTCAACGACTTCATCGACAACGGCCGCGTCAAGCGGGTCTACGTCCAGGGCGACGCGCCGTACCGCTCGCAGCCCTCGGACCTCGACCAGTGGTTCGTGCGCGGCAACGACGGGCAGATGACCCCGTTCAGCGCCTTCGCGCAGACCGGGTGGAGCACGGGGCCGAGCAGCCTCAGCCGCTTCAACGGCGTGTCCTCGTTCGAATTCCAGGGCCAGCCGGCCGCCGGGGTCAGCTCGGGTGAAGCGATGGACCGCATGATGGAGCTGGCCGCCGAGATCCCGGGCACCACCGTGTCCTGGTCGGGCGCGAGCTTCCAGGAACGGCTGTCGGCCGGTCAGGCACCCCTGCTCTACGCCTTGTCGCTGCTGGTGGTCTTCCTCTGCCTCGCCGCCTTGTACGAAAGCTGGACGATCCCGGTCGCGGTGTTGCTGGTCATTCCGCTCGGGCTGGTCGGCGCCGTCTTCGCGGTCACCCTGCGCGGGCTGGAGAATGACGTCTACCTGCAGATCGGGCTGCTCACGACCATGGGGCTGGCCGCCAAGAATGCGATCCTGATGATCGAATTTGCCGAACAGGCCGAGCGCGCCGGCAAGAGCGTGATGGACAGTGCGATCGAAGCCGCCCGGATCCGCCTGCGCCCGATCCTGATGACCAGCTTCGCCTTCATCTTCGGCGTCCTTCCGCTGGCCTTGTCGACCGGCGCCGGCGCCAACAGCCGGATCGCCATCGGCACCGCGGTGATCGGCGGCATGCTGACCGCCACCATCCTCGCGATCTTCTACATCCCGTTGTTCTTCGTGCTGGTCCGCCGCGCCGCCAAGGAGGGCATCGTCCGGGTGCGCGACCGCCTGCGCCGCAACGCCCCGCCCAAGGAAGCCACCACGTGA
- a CDS encoding efflux transporter outer membrane subunit, translated as MKRLLVLTPLLLAGCTSLDPAYRTPAAPVPVSWPVGDPYRGEAPALADFNHRDVLRDVRLQTLVGQALQNNRDLRIAAANIAAARAQVRITRANQLPRLDSSAGVEVTPRRDEDGDINGVRVGGSASLLPSFELDLFGLLASQTRAQQERLLATGAAERAVRVALIGDIADAWLAYAADTSLLTIAENTVAAAERSRVLTDARLRGGVAPRTDLLQAQQVLETARADLAEQRARRAQGANLLQLLVGAPVDPSLLPSSINQAAASVAVLPAGLDSRILLRRPDVIEAEYRLRATNAEIGAARAALFPRISLTGLLGLASSTLTGLFTGSAFNFSAGAGATYSIFNGGAARANVALARADQQAALATYERAIQTGFREVADALADRGTFDDRVSANQRNLSAANDTLRLVTARYREGLDPFLNVLDAQRSAYAIERNVVAVQLAAAQNRVAVYRALGGDGI; from the coding sequence GTGAAGCGCCTGCTTGTCCTGACGCCGCTGCTTCTGGCGGGCTGCACGTCGCTCGATCCGGCCTATCGCACGCCTGCCGCGCCGGTCCCGGTCAGCTGGCCGGTCGGCGATCCGTATCGCGGCGAAGCGCCCGCCCTTGCCGACTTCAACCATCGCGACGTCCTTCGCGACGTGCGGCTCCAGACCCTGGTCGGCCAGGCGCTGCAGAATAATCGCGACCTGCGTATCGCCGCCGCCAACATCGCTGCGGCCCGGGCGCAGGTGCGGATCACCCGCGCCAACCAGCTCCCCCGCCTCGATTCCTCCGCCGGGGTGGAGGTCACTCCGCGCCGCGACGAGGACGGCGACATCAACGGGGTACGGGTCGGCGGGTCGGCCAGCCTGCTGCCCTCGTTCGAGCTCGACCTGTTCGGCCTGCTCGCCTCGCAGACCCGCGCCCAGCAGGAGCGGCTGCTTGCGACCGGCGCGGCCGAGCGGGCGGTCCGGGTCGCGCTGATCGGAGACATCGCCGACGCCTGGCTGGCCTATGCCGCCGACACCTCGCTGCTGACCATTGCGGAGAATACGGTCGCCGCGGCGGAACGCAGCCGGGTGCTGACCGATGCCCGGCTGCGCGGTGGCGTCGCCCCCCGCACCGACCTCCTCCAGGCCCAGCAGGTGCTCGAGACCGCGCGCGCCGATCTTGCCGAACAGCGCGCCCGCCGCGCGCAGGGCGCCAACCTCCTCCAGCTGCTGGTCGGGGCACCGGTCGATCCCAGCCTGCTCCCCAGTTCCATCAACCAGGCGGCGGCCAGTGTCGCCGTCCTGCCGGCCGGCCTCGATTCCCGCATCCTGCTGCGCCGCCCCGACGTGATCGAAGCCGAATATCGCCTCCGCGCCACCAATGCCGAGATCGGCGCCGCCCGCGCCGCGCTGTTCCCGCGCATATCGCTGACCGGGCTGCTCGGGCTTGCAAGCAGCACGCTGACCGGCCTGTTCACCGGAAGCGCGTTCAACTTCTCCGCCGGGGCCGGCGCCACCTACAGCATCTTCAACGGCGGGGCGGCGCGGGCCAATGTCGCGCTTGCCCGGGCTGACCAGCAGGCCGCGCTCGCCACCTACGAGCGGGCGATCCAGACCGGCTTCCGCGAGGTCGCCGATGCTCTGGCCGACCGTGGCACTTTCGACGACCGGGTGTCCGCCAACCAGCGCAACCTGTCCGCCGCCAACGATACGCTGCGCCTCGTCACCGCGCGCTATCGCGAAGGCCTCGACCCCTTCCTCAACGTGCTCGACGCCCAGCGTTCCGCTTATGCGATCGAACGCAATGTCGTGGCGGTTCAACTGGCGGCGGCGCAGAACAGGGTCGCCGTCTATCGCGCTTTGGGCGGCGACGGCATCTAG
- a CDS encoding calcium-binding protein gives MGTYNGNQKSQTIRASEKSDYVFGRAGDDVIYGLGGDDQIYGGFGSDVLYGGSGNDVIRGGEGNNADDSNDWLYGEAGNDTLLGEKGADYLNGGDGNDQIVGGAGDDIIVGGAGADNFAFYPGWGPAGNDRILDFTSGEDKLDLRVHNITMDNVVITSAGSDTIVSVDVNKDGLADFHITLAAAPAPVPSDFLFG, from the coding sequence ATGGGCACTTATAACGGCAATCAGAAATCGCAAACGATCCGTGCCTCCGAGAAAAGCGACTACGTCTTCGGGCGGGCAGGTGATGACGTTATCTATGGCCTGGGCGGGGATGATCAAATCTACGGCGGCTTCGGTAGCGACGTTCTCTATGGCGGCTCCGGCAATGATGTCATTCGCGGTGGCGAAGGTAACAATGCCGATGACAGCAACGACTGGCTTTACGGCGAAGCGGGCAATGACACATTGCTCGGCGAAAAGGGTGCCGACTACCTGAACGGAGGCGACGGTAATGATCAGATCGTCGGTGGCGCGGGCGATGACATCATTGTTGGCGGGGCGGGAGCTGATAACTTCGCCTTCTATCCGGGTTGGGGTCCGGCCGGGAATGATCGTATTCTCGACTTCACTTCAGGTGAGGACAAGCTGGATCTTCGGGTTCACAACATCACCATGGACAATGTCGTCATCACGTCAGCAGGTTCTGATACGATAGTCTCTGTCGACGTGAACAAAGACGGCCTCGCCGACTTCCACATCACTCTCGCAGCGGCGCCTGCTCCAGTGCCATCTGACTTCTTGTTTGGCTAA
- a CDS encoding tetratricopeptide repeat protein — MLKLSDLPTRDDFRIGDLRISPSRRLVEGPNGTHHVEPQFMLVFLRLLDAEGQVVTRRELFVECWGSASVGDDSLNRAIAGVRQIARAVGSLAISLETIPRTGYVLRRSSGASTPVDAASGLPEAVDDAFGCWRAGLPGPDLDVIARLDRCLQDERGSARGWGMKAVLLRKAVEYSPPNACSDLLTACEAAARRALAIDPWQSDALVARAGVMPMFGNWLAVRKRLEEVLDHDPGHMPARHDLAVLEMATGRPSAARPLIAALIDEDPLAATFYYKRMYHCWNFGELEEMERVATRALQLWPQHPAIWSARFWTLLFTGRAEQARCFVQDEYVRPALPPVMVTLLGDLAALCGGSADDEKRCALVERAAGLVVRAPVMAVAALMALLALGEAPRVLDLAYSYYLGRGSQVTPLWSNADDARISDQYRRITQLLFLPCASELRALAGFEDLCRDLGFSAYWQGAGLQPDFRS; from the coding sequence TTGCTCAAGCTGTCGGACCTGCCCACGCGCGACGACTTTCGCATTGGCGATTTGCGTATCAGTCCGTCGCGCCGGCTGGTGGAAGGACCGAACGGCACCCACCATGTCGAGCCCCAGTTCATGCTGGTGTTTCTGCGCCTTCTGGATGCGGAAGGGCAGGTGGTCACCCGTCGTGAGCTGTTCGTGGAATGCTGGGGCAGCGCCAGCGTCGGCGATGACAGCCTCAACCGGGCCATTGCCGGCGTGCGGCAGATCGCTCGCGCCGTTGGCAGTTTGGCCATCTCGCTCGAAACCATTCCGCGAACCGGCTATGTTCTTCGGCGGAGTTCCGGAGCCTCCACCCCGGTGGACGCCGCCAGCGGCCTGCCCGAGGCAGTCGACGACGCCTTCGGCTGCTGGCGCGCCGGGCTCCCTGGCCCTGACCTCGACGTGATCGCGCGCCTCGACCGTTGCTTGCAGGACGAGCGCGGTTCGGCGCGGGGGTGGGGCATGAAGGCGGTGCTGCTGCGCAAGGCGGTGGAATATTCCCCCCCGAATGCTTGCAGTGATTTGCTGACTGCCTGCGAGGCTGCGGCTAGGCGGGCGCTGGCGATCGACCCTTGGCAAAGTGATGCGCTAGTCGCCCGGGCCGGGGTGATGCCGATGTTCGGCAACTGGCTTGCGGTGCGCAAGCGGCTTGAAGAGGTGCTCGATCACGATCCGGGCCACATGCCGGCTCGCCATGATCTGGCGGTGCTGGAAATGGCGACTGGCCGGCCGAGTGCGGCACGGCCGCTGATTGCTGCGCTGATCGACGAAGATCCGCTGGCGGCGACCTTCTACTACAAGCGCATGTACCATTGCTGGAACTTCGGCGAGCTCGAGGAAATGGAGCGGGTCGCGACCCGTGCGCTGCAGCTTTGGCCCCAGCACCCGGCCATATGGTCGGCGCGCTTCTGGACTCTGTTGTTCACAGGGCGCGCCGAGCAGGCCCGGTGCTTCGTGCAGGACGAATATGTTCGGCCGGCGCTGCCCCCGGTCATGGTCACGTTGCTGGGCGACCTGGCCGCGCTGTGCGGCGGGAGCGCTGACGACGAGAAAAGGTGCGCCCTTGTTGAGCGTGCCGCCGGGCTGGTCGTTCGTGCGCCGGTGATGGCGGTGGCCGCCCTCATGGCGCTGCTGGCGCTTGGCGAGGCTCCCCGCGTGCTGGACCTCGCTTATTCTTATTACCTCGGCCGCGGCAGCCAGGTGACGCCGTTGTGGAGCAATGCGGATGATGCGCGCATCTCCGATCAGTATCGGCGCATCACGCAGCTGTTGTTCCTGCCCTGCGCCAGCGAGCTGCGCGCGTTAGCAGGTTTCGAGGATCTGTGCCGCGATCTCGGATTTTCGGCCTACTGGCAGGGGGCGGGGCTGCAACCCGACTTCCGCAGCTAG
- a CDS encoding recombinase family protein has translation MPNPTETMTAVRCAIYTRKSTESPTGQEMTSLAGQRAVCAAYIKCQAHKGWVELSQHYDDEGFSGGNLERPALHRLLTDAREGRIDAIVFYKIDRLTRSLADFVRLMDAFQHFDISFVSVTQSFDTSDSMGRMVLNILLTFAQFEREMMGDRIRDKKNTMRRSGLYIGGLAPIGYLSKKGRLEIIPKEAELVRAAFDRFDDYPSVSSLLRALDDEGKGKLVSSFRFKTKRRNGLWYGGSAQKMFRNPIYAGYQYVDGELIKADHEAYISLERWQHFQAVLATRTKKSGKVDPSIHLLAGLIFDETDRILAPRIRGTKRWPQRYYESVSRQLRKGQRVDRVRIRGEEIEQVVSGALVAFLRDCEKLRTAVCRAYADPHLAYEMQRNGPLAAERILAAKGIDLRKKFEGLVSRVEVAKSEVRIWISLRVLDAYLRWNGIGLFHSMPEISRSEHNLHLLRTDAILGPHRVKLKLPFEHHPGEHLNKRLVDLLRKAANADVDFLADPTRDLDRHAANYKLTASKFSRLLRLNYLAPDIKSAILDGRQPPDLTERKLLYSPLPADWHQQRAILGFPTPKPDRTYQSVR, from the coding sequence ATGCCCAATCCTACCGAGACGATGACGGCGGTCCGCTGCGCGATCTACACGCGCAAGAGCACCGAGAGCCCAACTGGTCAGGAGATGACGTCGCTGGCGGGGCAGCGAGCGGTCTGTGCCGCCTATATTAAGTGCCAAGCACACAAGGGTTGGGTAGAACTATCGCAGCATTACGATGACGAAGGCTTTTCTGGGGGCAATCTCGAGCGGCCTGCACTTCACCGGCTGCTCACGGACGCCCGGGAGGGGCGCATTGACGCAATCGTCTTTTACAAAATTGACCGTCTTACTCGGTCGCTAGCCGATTTCGTCCGGCTTATGGACGCGTTTCAGCACTTCGATATTTCTTTCGTAAGCGTCACCCAGTCGTTCGACACCTCAGACAGCATGGGCCGTATGGTCCTCAACATCCTCCTAACCTTCGCGCAATTTGAGCGCGAGATGATGGGAGATCGCATCCGCGACAAGAAAAACACGATGCGGAGAAGCGGACTCTATATCGGTGGCTTGGCCCCAATCGGGTACCTCTCAAAAAAAGGTCGGCTCGAGATCATTCCCAAGGAGGCCGAATTAGTTCGCGCGGCCTTCGATCGGTTCGACGACTATCCAAGCGTCAGTAGCTTGCTGAGAGCACTCGATGACGAAGGCAAAGGAAAGCTTGTTTCAAGCTTTCGCTTTAAGACCAAACGGCGGAACGGCCTCTGGTATGGTGGCTCGGCTCAGAAGATGTTCCGAAATCCTATCTATGCTGGCTATCAATACGTTGATGGCGAGCTGATAAAGGCGGATCACGAGGCGTACATCTCGCTCGAGAGGTGGCAGCATTTCCAAGCCGTGCTCGCCACGCGTACCAAGAAAAGCGGCAAGGTCGATCCCAGCATACATCTTCTGGCAGGCCTCATCTTCGATGAGACTGACCGCATTCTCGCCCCTCGAATACGCGGGACGAAGCGATGGCCCCAGCGCTATTACGAAAGCGTCAGCAGGCAATTGCGAAAGGGCCAGCGCGTCGATCGCGTTCGGATTCGTGGTGAGGAAATTGAGCAAGTCGTAAGCGGAGCGCTGGTCGCCTTCCTACGCGACTGCGAAAAGCTTCGGACCGCCGTCTGCCGTGCCTACGCCGATCCGCATTTGGCTTATGAGATGCAACGCAACGGGCCACTTGCTGCCGAACGAATACTCGCAGCTAAGGGCATTGATCTGCGCAAGAAGTTTGAAGGCCTTGTCAGCCGCGTGGAAGTGGCGAAATCCGAAGTTCGGATTTGGATCAGCCTACGTGTTCTTGACGCTTACCTTCGCTGGAACGGCATTGGCCTATTTCATTCGATGCCTGAGATCTCACGCTCCGAGCACAATCTCCACTTGCTTCGTACCGACGCAATTCTTGGACCGCATCGGGTCAAACTCAAGCTTCCTTTCGAACATCACCCGGGAGAGCACCTCAATAAACGACTTGTCGATTTGTTAAGGAAAGCTGCCAACGCAGATGTCGACTTCTTGGCTGATCCAACTCGCGATCTCGACAGGCACGCCGCAAACTATAAGCTGACGGCGAGCAAATTCTCCCGGCTGCTACGATTGAATTATCTGGCACCGGACATCAAATCCGCAATCCTCGACGGCCGGCAGCCTCCCGACCTCACCGAGCGTAAGCTGCTCTATTCGCCATTGCCGGCTGATTGGCATCAACAACGCGCCATACTGGGTTTTCCGACACCCAAGCCGGATCGCACCTACCAATCCGTGCGCTAA
- a CDS encoding DUF4262 domain-containing protein: MQFPDDENGDVLRGMAGSGFDFGSPHDVDFYAVFPVGADADLVARQLIEADAGESVLSGMSTTQLPDGATELKVSRKMLITHHAIGAFEHRPGDLCAAHGGRLDGWGVMQDALSEEPSQTTGGEKPPNRMDVPGEAFDEAEGSFVAGIRKHGWMQTHALDEDDKPGFCFTTGFQATTEHPEILVFKVDQKIANGRLQGRR; the protein is encoded by the coding sequence ATGCAATTTCCCGATGACGAAAATGGCGATGTACTGCGGGGAATGGCAGGATCCGGCTTTGACTTCGGCTCGCCGCATGACGTAGATTTCTACGCCGTCTTCCCGGTGGGAGCGGACGCGGACCTGGTCGCCCGGCAGTTGATCGAAGCCGATGCCGGGGAAAGCGTGCTCTCCGGGATGTCGACCACCCAGTTGCCAGACGGCGCGACCGAGTTGAAGGTATCGCGCAAGATGCTGATCACCCATCACGCTATCGGCGCCTTCGAGCACCGCCCGGGCGATCTTTGTGCGGCACACGGCGGCCGGCTCGACGGCTGGGGCGTGATGCAGGACGCCCTGTCGGAGGAGCCTTCTCAGACAACGGGTGGCGAGAAGCCGCCGAACCGCATGGATGTTCCCGGGGAAGCGTTCGACGAGGCGGAGGGCAGCTTCGTCGCTGGCATCCGCAAACATGGCTGGATGCAAACGCACGCGCTCGACGAGGACGACAAACCCGGCTTCTGCTTCACGACCGGCTTTCAGGCCACCACAGAGCATCCCGAGATCCTAGTTTTCAAGGTCGACCAGAAGATCGCGAACGGCCGCCTTCAAGGAAGACGATGA
- a CDS encoding PilZ domain-containing protein codes for MAPQGSDAAAGRSWRQGARQSHRLTRGVLQVPEEGDSTDWVKRADRDPVSVAASLALAGRHLPVLITDVSEDGCRITCDEILPIGSAVSIRVNLVTVAATIRWSFAGSAGLRFVS; via the coding sequence GTGGCTCCACAAGGAAGTGATGCGGCAGCTGGCCGCTCATGGCGGCAAGGTGCCCGCCAATCTCACCGACTGACACGCGGCGTCCTCCAAGTGCCAGAAGAGGGAGACTCGACCGACTGGGTCAAGCGAGCAGATCGCGACCCTGTGTCAGTCGCTGCCTCTCTGGCGCTCGCTGGGCGGCACCTACCAGTTCTGATTACCGACGTTTCGGAAGATGGCTGCCGAATCACGTGCGACGAGATCCTGCCAATCGGATCCGCTGTCTCGATCAGGGTGAATCTCGTAACCGTTGCTGCAACCATTAGATGGTCCTTTGCCGGCAGCGCTGGACTACGGTTCGTTAGCTAG